In the Sandaracinus amylolyticus genome, GCTCGCCGCCACCATCCGCCGCGCCCTGCAACATCACGATCTCACCACGCCGATCGTCACCGCAGGCGGCATCGCGACCTTCGACCAGGCCGAGTCCATCCTCGCGCGGGGCGATGCCGACATCGTCGCGATGGCGCGCCAAGCGCTCGCCGATCCCGACTTCTTCGAGAAGCTGCGTCGCGGACGCGGCGACGAGATCCGTCGCTGCCTCTTCACGAACTACTGCGAGGCGCTCGACCAATCGCACAAAGAGGTCACGTGCCAGCGCTGGGATCGCGAGTCCCTCGACGACACGATCCCCCGCAGCCACGACGGCAAGCGCCGACTCCTCGCGCCCCCGTGGTCCTACTGAAGCGGATCGCTCGCCTCGTCCTCGCCTTCGCCCTCGAAGCTGTCCGGTCGGCGCTGTCGCTTCGCGCTCTGCTGCGCGCGCACGTAGCTCACCATCACGTCGACGTACGACTCGAACCCCGGGCACTTGATCCCCTTGGGATCCAGCACTTCCCGCGCTCCACGATCGTCGTACACGACCTCGGTCGCGAGCTGCTCGAGGAACGCGCGCGGCACGTGCGCGAACCGCTCGAGCCCCGGCGTCCGCAACAGCGCCGTCGCGAGGTTCGTCGGCAAGAACCCGCGCGGCAGCGGACGCCCGGCGGCCTGCGCGATCAGCTCGAACACCCGCCGCGCCGACTGCGGCGTCGGATCCACGAGATGGAACGTTCGCCCCACGCTGCGCGCGTCGTTCGCGATCGCCCACCCCGCATCGACCACGTAGTCGATCGGCACGAGATTGAGCGGCACGTCCCCGCGCCCCGGCAGCGGCACCCGCAGATCCACCGGCGAGCTCAGCATCAAGAGCACCAGCAGATAGGGCCCTTCGAAGCGATCGATCTCGCCGGTCACCGAGTCGCCCACCAGGATCGCGGGCCGCAGGATCGTCGTACGCAGCCCACGCTGCATCGCGGCGCGCACGAGCTGCTCGCCCTTGAAGCGCGTCTCTTCGACCACGTTGCGGAACCCCTCGGGCGCCTGCAGCTCCTCCTCGAGCACGTACCCGCGACGCCCACCGCTCACCAGCGCGCTCGACCAGTGCACCAGCCGTTCGAGCTTCTTCGCCTCGCGCGCGAGCTCGAGCACCTCGCGCACTCCGTCGACGTTCACGCGCTGCGCGACCTCGCGCGCGACCCCGAGGTACGTC is a window encoding:
- a CDS encoding SDR family oxidoreductase; this encodes MTGFPTSFLATRMVRKILAEERTARVRCVVQEKFWERAQEIVSALPVRDRERVTLLEGDVASMDMGLSGKEHVALAQEVQVIHHCAAATYLGVAREVAQRVNVDGVREVLELAREAKKLERLVHWSSALVSGGRRGYVLEEELQAPEGFRNVVEETRFKGEQLVRAAMQRGLRTTILRPAILVGDSVTGEIDRFEGPYLLVLLMLSSPVDLRVPLPGRGDVPLNLVPIDYVVDAGWAIANDARSVGRTFHLVDPTPQSARRVFELIAQAAGRPLPRGFLPTNLATALLRTPGLERFAHVPRAFLEQLATEVVYDDRGAREVLDPKGIKCPGFESYVDVMVSYVRAQQSAKRQRRPDSFEGEGEDEASDPLQ